From Micromonospora sp. NBC_01699, a single genomic window includes:
- a CDS encoding DUF2399 domain-containing protein, with amino-acid sequence MTDTDGTVPEEPDPEITLSWIRDYPGLVAYAPLPPSGHYPRDSRGRPRPRSARLRTENPGQAPRRPDGLLSDSDWTWVIRSEHSWAGVSNKFGADALRIMLELAASGCVTIGYTLNSNALAQPPRRVYPHPDLAAAEQARRSRRRDDTSTLRTRAEQIASAIADDWPDASRALRVTDHPDRLLWALRAAADLAEGRTHDSLRAFVQSHANDTKARDDVHHLLAAMGFDHETLIALGVARNPYIGLGGPILLHTTTGSVLDLSAMPGPHDIRLSPHALPRLTVSGHTGVLLVVENRQAAETVCDTRPDLPVVWCHGQPPAAVVSMIVQAAQQTSAVVICADADLGGVRITARVHDNLPLGTTIHVVDVGTVQHDEGRTFNTHSRTHLEQLAQRPDQIGAFAQCCLNRGYAIEQEATARAALHTVLKSQPPS; translated from the coding sequence ATGACCGACACCGACGGCACCGTCCCAGAGGAACCGGACCCCGAAATCACTCTCAGCTGGATCCGTGACTACCCGGGCCTGGTCGCCTACGCGCCGCTGCCGCCCAGCGGGCACTACCCCCGGGACAGCCGCGGTCGGCCGAGACCGCGATCCGCCCGCCTCCGCACCGAAAACCCTGGCCAGGCTCCACGCCGACCGGACGGACTACTCAGCGACAGCGACTGGACCTGGGTCATTCGCAGCGAGCACAGCTGGGCCGGTGTCAGCAACAAGTTCGGCGCTGACGCGCTGCGCATCATGCTGGAACTCGCCGCATCCGGCTGTGTGACGATCGGCTACACCCTTAACAGCAACGCCCTGGCCCAGCCACCACGCCGGGTGTACCCGCACCCCGACCTGGCGGCAGCAGAACAAGCACGCCGAAGCCGCCGACGCGACGACACCAGCACCCTTCGAACCAGGGCGGAGCAGATCGCATCGGCGATCGCCGATGACTGGCCGGATGCCAGCCGGGCCCTACGCGTCACCGACCACCCCGACCGGCTGTTGTGGGCGCTGCGCGCCGCCGCCGACCTCGCTGAGGGCCGTACCCACGATTCCCTCCGCGCATTCGTGCAGAGCCACGCCAACGACACGAAAGCCCGCGACGACGTGCATCATCTGCTCGCCGCTATGGGTTTCGACCACGAGACACTCATCGCGCTCGGCGTGGCCCGCAACCCGTACATCGGGCTCGGCGGCCCGATCCTGCTGCACACGACCACCGGCTCCGTCCTCGACCTGTCGGCGATGCCCGGCCCGCACGACATCCGACTGAGCCCCCACGCGCTGCCGCGACTGACCGTCTCCGGGCACACCGGCGTCCTGCTGGTCGTGGAGAACCGGCAGGCGGCCGAAACGGTTTGTGACACCCGGCCCGACCTGCCGGTCGTCTGGTGCCACGGACAGCCGCCCGCAGCCGTCGTGTCGATGATCGTCCAGGCCGCGCAGCAGACCTCAGCAGTCGTCATCTGCGCGGACGCCGACCTCGGAGGCGTCCGCATCACCGCCCGCGTCCACGACAACCTGCCGCTGGGCACCACCATCCACGTCGTGGACGTCGGCACGGTGCAGCACGACGAAGGCCGGACATTCAACACCCACAGCCGTACCCACCTCGAGCAGCTCGCACAACGCCCGGACCAAATCGGCGCCTTCGCGCAATGCTGCCTGAACCGGGGCTACGCGATCGAGCAGGAAGCCACCGCACGGGCCGCCCTTCACACCGTTTTGAAGAGCCAGCCACCTTCGTAA
- a CDS encoding HEPN domain-containing protein — protein sequence MANDPLNLDKSGEWAGLWWLPDDPDEQIPGVLRYEPEGGLVLSLIGAFEDRIMSSPSPGVVAVHEGHRVWDVIHGAAEQREITLLACVPNSSKRTIGARVKSPDKQTVMATTALIGAHVSGEDDAAFSAAEVSVEDLGLWAASSVFEGFLGAPDGKPDGSGSISVKPSETQSIVVDGTEFRLSHRHTLPFFDQRRGGTVGRVRDTAFVRIVPTDPFSLSGALGTASLVQDLIALATHRAAGVIWLRLEVAEADSVPRGDRPSLRRDADVLYSPSVLGKHDAKAADHHRVFFTCASFPFEEVVPRWCEAHGRLQAAINMILGLRYAPARYVENNLLTAVGAAEVLHRRLGIDERPMPADEFKPMREAMLTHVPEDHRERFKRAIRNDPTLRDRLYALAARPDDVAVGLLMPDVDRWARRTTRARNDLAHEGSTPDHSMEELIAVVEVTTAVVILNVLHELGLPPERQREIVQKHPQLRATARSAREWLVVPGADS from the coding sequence ATGGCCAACGATCCTCTGAACCTCGACAAGTCCGGCGAGTGGGCAGGTCTCTGGTGGTTGCCGGACGACCCTGACGAGCAGATCCCCGGTGTGCTCCGGTACGAGCCGGAGGGCGGCCTGGTGCTCTCGTTGATCGGCGCGTTCGAGGACCGCATCATGTCGAGCCCTTCTCCTGGTGTCGTTGCGGTCCACGAAGGGCACCGGGTGTGGGACGTGATCCACGGTGCGGCCGAGCAGCGCGAGATCACTCTTCTTGCCTGCGTCCCGAATAGCAGCAAGCGGACCATTGGTGCGCGAGTGAAAAGTCCGGACAAGCAGACCGTGATGGCGACGACGGCGCTCATCGGGGCGCACGTCAGCGGCGAGGACGACGCAGCGTTCTCCGCGGCCGAGGTGTCGGTCGAGGACCTCGGGCTCTGGGCAGCCTCGTCGGTGTTCGAGGGCTTTCTCGGAGCCCCCGACGGCAAACCGGACGGAAGCGGAAGCATCTCCGTGAAGCCGTCGGAGACCCAGTCGATCGTGGTTGATGGAACTGAGTTCCGCCTCTCGCACCGGCACACGCTGCCGTTCTTCGATCAGCGGAGGGGCGGGACCGTCGGCCGCGTGCGCGACACCGCGTTCGTGCGAATCGTCCCTACGGACCCGTTCTCCTTGAGCGGTGCGCTGGGCACGGCCAGCCTGGTGCAAGATTTGATCGCTCTCGCGACACACCGTGCCGCCGGCGTGATCTGGTTGCGGCTGGAGGTGGCAGAAGCGGACTCTGTGCCGCGTGGTGACCGCCCTTCGCTGCGCCGAGATGCTGATGTTCTCTACTCGCCCTCTGTGCTTGGTAAGCACGATGCCAAGGCCGCCGACCACCACCGCGTGTTCTTCACGTGCGCATCGTTCCCGTTCGAGGAGGTCGTTCCACGCTGGTGCGAGGCACACGGGCGGCTACAGGCGGCGATCAACATGATCTTAGGCCTCCGCTACGCACCGGCTCGCTATGTCGAGAACAATCTTCTGACGGCGGTGGGCGCAGCCGAGGTGCTGCATCGCCGTCTCGGCATCGATGAGCGCCCGATGCCCGCAGATGAGTTCAAGCCGATGCGCGAAGCCATGCTGACGCACGTGCCCGAGGACCACCGAGAGAGATTCAAGCGAGCTATCCGCAACGACCCGACCCTGCGGGACCGGCTGTACGCGCTCGCTGCGCGTCCTGATGATGTGGCCGTCGGGCTGCTCATGCCGGACGTGGACCGATGGGCGAGGAGGACCACTCGGGCACGGAACGACCTGGCGCACGAGGGTAGCACCCCGGATCACTCCATGGAGGAGTTGATCGCCGTTGTGGAGGTGACCACAGCCGTCGTGATCCTCAACGTGCTGCACGAGCTCGGGTTGCCCCCCGAGCGACAGCGCGAGATCGTGCAGAAGCATCCGCAGCTCCGTGCGACGGCCAGGAGCGCGCGCGAATGGCTGGTTGTCCCGGGAGCCGACTCCTGA
- a CDS encoding DUF4259 domain-containing protein: protein MATWQFGPFDNDDAVEWCAILEGSAPDQRTELVRRTLEAAALAGPALPPERAAQAIAAAATVIQSLTGMPSSESAYAPRFLLGRADVYVDPSLRDLATRALEAVLAEGSAWRLRWAGNIEEEEALSVVKKLSTSLATGSPRPHRSKVVSGQMPRERALQFGQEVGDGPEDLPT, encoded by the coding sequence ATGGCGACCTGGCAGTTCGGTCCGTTCGACAACGACGACGCGGTCGAGTGGTGCGCCATATTGGAAGGCAGCGCGCCCGACCAACGCACGGAACTCGTGCGCCGCACGCTCGAAGCAGCAGCCCTGGCCGGGCCCGCACTTCCGCCGGAAAGAGCCGCGCAAGCCATCGCCGCCGCCGCAACCGTAATCCAGTCGCTCACCGGCATGCCATCATCGGAATCGGCCTACGCCCCCCGCTTCCTCCTTGGCCGCGCCGACGTATACGTCGATCCGTCGCTGCGAGACCTGGCCACACGGGCGCTCGAGGCAGTGCTCGCCGAAGGATCGGCGTGGCGCCTGCGGTGGGCCGGAAACATCGAGGAGGAGGAGGCGCTGAGCGTCGTCAAAAAACTTAGCACTTCCCTCGCCACGGGCTCGCCAAGGCCTCATCGTTCGAAGGTAGTGTCAGGCCAGATGCCACGCGAGCGCGCTCTCCAGTTCGGGCAGGAGGTCGGCGACGGCCCGGAAGATCTACCTACCTGA
- a CDS encoding DNA cytosine methyltransferase, translating to MLEPLKEPVNDRTSVELFAGGGGLAMAVHRAGFRPLLVNELVRHACDTLKANAAVSRGDEEWIPDPGERWPLIEGDVSRVRFEYLWGRVDLLAGGPPCQPFSLGGVAKGDEDKRNMFPEMFRAIRKIQPEAVICENVRGLLRPSFRPYFEYIERELQLPFVERDDDTSWREHDEVLQGRLAEEPSDPKQRYEVVTTTVNAADYGVPQIRNRIIIVAFRADRGVDIERFKQAVSPRYSETALVRSMLDGSYWDRHPDVPDHVRERVMSRLPDTPPKDDGKLPWRTLRDALKGLDGQPPLPAVPWDRLDRREYRLGGFTGHIGWPDARIYAGHTPNELDRPAKTVKAGVHGVPGGESVMLTDELLPEPLEGSPYAYKHRYMTVRETARVMTFPDDWKLAGPRSEQMRQLGNAVPVMLGEFFARAIATALDETTSQR from the coding sequence ATGCTTGAGCCGCTAAAAGAGCCAGTCAATGACCGCACTTCGGTGGAGTTGTTCGCTGGTGGTGGCGGTCTGGCGATGGCCGTGCATCGAGCTGGGTTCCGGCCCCTGCTGGTCAACGAGCTTGTGAGGCACGCCTGCGACACCCTCAAGGCCAACGCTGCGGTTTCGAGGGGCGACGAGGAGTGGATCCCTGACCCGGGCGAGCGGTGGCCCCTGATCGAGGGGGATGTGAGCCGGGTCCGGTTCGAGTATCTGTGGGGCCGCGTGGACTTGCTCGCCGGGGGACCACCCTGTCAGCCGTTCAGCCTCGGTGGGGTGGCGAAGGGCGACGAGGACAAACGCAACATGTTCCCGGAGATGTTCCGCGCCATCCGCAAGATTCAACCCGAGGCCGTCATCTGCGAGAACGTCCGCGGCTTGCTGCGCCCCTCCTTCAGACCGTACTTCGAGTACATCGAGCGTGAGTTGCAGCTGCCGTTCGTGGAACGTGACGACGACACTTCGTGGCGTGAGCATGACGAGGTGTTACAGGGGCGACTGGCCGAAGAGCCGTCGGATCCGAAGCAGCGATACGAGGTAGTGACCACGACAGTGAACGCCGCCGACTACGGTGTTCCACAGATTCGCAACAGGATCATCATCGTGGCGTTCAGGGCGGACCGCGGGGTTGACATCGAACGCTTCAAGCAGGCCGTGAGCCCTCGCTACTCAGAGACGGCGTTGGTCCGATCGATGTTGGACGGCTCGTATTGGGACCGACACCCGGACGTGCCCGACCACGTGCGCGAGCGTGTCATGTCCCGGCTGCCGGATACTCCTCCAAAGGACGACGGCAAGCTTCCATGGCGCACTCTGCGGGACGCGCTTAAGGGCCTTGACGGACAGCCCCCGCTACCAGCGGTGCCTTGGGACAGACTCGACCGGCGGGAGTACCGACTCGGTGGATTCACCGGCCACATCGGCTGGCCTGACGCGCGAATCTACGCCGGCCACACCCCGAACGAGCTCGACCGGCCGGCGAAGACAGTGAAGGCGGGCGTGCACGGCGTACCTGGCGGGGAGTCGGTGATGTTGACCGACGAACTGCTACCCGAGCCACTAGAGGGCTCGCCCTACGCCTACAAGCACCGGTATATGACCGTACGTGAGACAGCACGGGTTATGACCTTCCCCGACGACTGGAAGCTGGCCGGTCCTCGGAGCGAGCAAATGCGCCAACTCGGCAACGCTGTGCCCGTCATGCTTGGTGAGTTCTTCGCTCGGGCCATTGCCACCGCCCTCGACGAGACTACGAGCCAGCGGTGA
- a CDS encoding very short patch repair endonuclease produces the protein MTSAIAPSDNRWADKTPDPRAWKGRQGRSRRAASLEQDRAAGGADRRLVDLGDGRRARASVELKLLPRTRRIRAYLRWSDKGRSPARYLGEVEHATRAENLAQGWRLAWDRGLLVAPDVTTSSWAKTPAVRAVMRANKARDTGPELRLRSLLHKRGLRYRVNAKPLPSLRRTADVVFPAARIAIFVDGCYWHGCPEHYRPAHANGGFWREKIDGNRARDRETDQLLADADWTVIRIWEHEDPTEAANRVEEVVRGEGHVRPLRPGR, from the coding sequence GTGACTTCGGCCATCGCCCCGTCCGACAATCGTTGGGCGGACAAGACCCCCGATCCGAGAGCGTGGAAGGGCCGGCAGGGCCGTAGCAGGAGAGCGGCGTCGCTTGAGCAGGACCGAGCCGCTGGCGGGGCCGACCGGCGGTTGGTCGATCTCGGCGACGGACGGCGGGCCCGCGCGTCCGTCGAACTCAAACTGCTGCCCCGGACTCGTCGCATCCGGGCCTACCTACGCTGGTCCGATAAGGGCCGCTCACCCGCTCGCTACCTCGGTGAGGTCGAACACGCTACCCGGGCCGAGAATCTGGCCCAGGGGTGGCGCTTGGCGTGGGACCGAGGTCTTCTCGTCGCGCCGGACGTCACCACGAGCTCTTGGGCGAAGACCCCCGCCGTACGGGCGGTGATGCGCGCCAACAAGGCCCGCGATACCGGCCCCGAACTGCGCCTGCGCTCGCTTCTGCATAAGAGAGGTCTGCGGTACCGAGTCAACGCCAAACCCCTACCGTCCCTGCGCCGCACCGCCGACGTGGTGTTCCCGGCCGCCCGCATCGCGATCTTCGTTGATGGCTGCTACTGGCATGGATGTCCCGAGCACTATCGTCCGGCCCACGCCAACGGCGGCTTCTGGCGGGAGAAGATCGATGGAAACCGCGCTCGTGATCGGGAGACCGACCAGTTACTCGCCGACGCGGACTGGACCGTGATCCGAATCTGGGAGCACGAGGATCCCACGGAGGCCGCCAACCGCGTTGAGGAGGTGGTCCGAGGCGAGGGTCATGTTCGGCCATTGCGTCCAGGGCGCTAG
- a CDS encoding HNH endonuclease gives MEIGTSSAREQWRSILARTPVMVGRQVAFLPVETLTCLAASLLVNHRKYGGSTAHRAEAPVPALARLFQRPNSSVLAKMANLDGSRRNGAKHEIEVAAHLLAGPGSLGAVYRVILAAARDVGIGPARLPDFLGLADNDSELLLLGQGQLDSAEVELAVQASSANWLESRADLDERTTERLLVAAVRVGQHRFAHEVLRNHGHRCVFCGLSISVEGSRAVRMLVASHIKAWRSSNHAERLDARNGLTACPTHDVAFDTGLMTVNGGLRIHLKPSLTAAVGTDPATRAAFGRPPLADRLLLPAAALPPRAKYLAWHHQHVYRETPAPALPLAL, from the coding sequence GTGGAGATCGGTACCTCTTCCGCGCGGGAGCAGTGGCGGTCGATTCTCGCCCGCACGCCGGTCATGGTCGGCCGGCAGGTGGCCTTCCTCCCGGTGGAGACGTTGACCTGCCTCGCCGCAAGCCTGCTGGTTAACCATCGAAAGTACGGTGGCTCCACGGCCCATAGGGCCGAAGCGCCGGTGCCCGCACTCGCGCGGTTGTTTCAGCGGCCCAACAGCAGCGTCCTGGCGAAGATGGCGAACCTCGACGGCAGCCGACGCAACGGTGCGAAGCACGAGATCGAGGTAGCCGCTCACCTCCTGGCGGGTCCGGGAAGTCTCGGCGCTGTTTACCGCGTCATACTCGCCGCAGCGCGGGACGTCGGCATCGGGCCGGCGCGTCTGCCCGACTTTCTCGGACTCGCCGACAACGACTCCGAACTGCTCCTGCTCGGTCAAGGCCAGCTCGACAGCGCGGAGGTCGAACTCGCCGTACAGGCCAGCTCGGCGAACTGGCTTGAGTCGCGAGCCGACCTCGATGAGCGGACGACAGAGCGGCTACTCGTGGCCGCCGTACGGGTTGGCCAGCACCGATTCGCCCACGAGGTGTTACGCAACCACGGACACCGGTGTGTCTTCTGCGGCCTCTCCATCAGCGTGGAAGGAAGCCGCGCGGTGCGGATGTTGGTAGCCAGCCACATCAAGGCGTGGCGATCGAGTAACCACGCCGAGCGGCTGGACGCGCGGAACGGCCTCACCGCCTGCCCAACGCACGATGTCGCGTTCGATACGGGGCTCATGACCGTCAACGGAGGCCTACGCATTCACCTCAAGCCCTCTCTCACCGCCGCCGTTGGCACAGATCCGGCGACCCGAGCCGCGTTTGGCCGACCACCATTGGCTGACCGTCTCCTCCTGCCCGCCGCCGCCCTGCCCCCACGCGCCAAATACCTGGCCTGGCACCACCAGCATGTCTACCGAGAAACACCGGCACCCGCTCTACCGCTCGCCCTCTAA
- a CDS encoding GIY-YIG nuclease family protein, translated as MVPRQRARGELLSYADVFAIDLNAALLEQLPQALDSLEPVSLTEENLSALGPEHGVYQLFHAGESVYIGKSQDTLRVRLNQHRRRCMGRLGIDVSDMSFRCLYVDKFVDAASPESVLIKRYREAGLAPWNVAEGFAPKDVGRGRASGKPGQWFLDRPVDHLVTVRVAGAGGPMPVLGALAALKAAVPFDLFRYASDRSGSESDKASVVDYVGREVTLERGKAPLMSHLRRVVAALPVGWQATVEPPGVQIYREEVNYPYAMDGWRHESHGLARLERGQSLRMPTI; from the coding sequence ATGGTTCCTCGGCAACGCGCCCGCGGAGAGCTCCTGTCGTATGCGGATGTCTTCGCTATCGACCTGAACGCCGCTCTATTGGAGCAACTGCCGCAGGCATTGGATTCCCTGGAGCCGGTCTCATTGACGGAGGAAAATCTCTCCGCGCTTGGACCGGAGCATGGCGTTTACCAGCTGTTCCACGCTGGCGAGTCAGTCTATATAGGAAAGTCCCAGGATACTTTGCGTGTCCGGTTGAATCAGCACCGGCGACGCTGCATGGGGCGGCTTGGTATCGATGTGAGCGACATGTCGTTCCGGTGTTTATACGTTGATAAATTCGTTGACGCAGCGTCCCCGGAGTCGGTGCTTATCAAGCGGTACAGAGAGGCGGGTCTCGCACCCTGGAACGTTGCCGAAGGCTTTGCCCCGAAGGATGTCGGGCGCGGCCGTGCGTCTGGTAAGCCTGGACAATGGTTTCTTGATCGACCCGTGGATCACCTGGTCACGGTTAGAGTGGCGGGGGCAGGTGGACCGATGCCTGTATTGGGGGCACTGGCAGCCCTTAAAGCTGCCGTGCCATTCGATCTCTTCCGGTACGCATCGGACCGCAGTGGCAGTGAGAGTGACAAGGCTAGTGTGGTTGACTACGTGGGACGAGAGGTCACGCTGGAGCGTGGCAAAGCTCCGCTAATGTCTCACCTGCGACGGGTGGTCGCCGCGCTGCCGGTTGGTTGGCAAGCCACAGTGGAGCCGCCAGGTGTGCAGATCTATCGGGAAGAGGTGAACTACCCCTACGCGATGGATGGTTGGCGCCATGAGTCACATGGATTGGCGCGCCTTGAACGCGGCCAGTCACTCCGTATGCCTACGATCTGA
- a CDS encoding Z1 domain-containing protein, giving the protein MKAVACDRQGLGGGVASCIGSHLVDALQMGRWFGFRPGYRDLVRLYVTDELREAFEAVCRDEEFFREELHQYARLIDGRPQVTPAKIPPLVAQRLPWLKPTAANKMYNAELVERRSPGKPFEPRAYPTERSQRAYNVERFLPLVDAATIRTQLPGRSEHPDAVLVGQVPHRTLTAALSGLKWSDPANVAPDLRWVMSLTDHDVDGWVVLLPQQRTMDHDRMLNGRGPIAIATRSEVRPGYLNTVADSIHRQWAIDIAHGRHNELPRLRIRPKTGAIVLYPTTIANQVSGQTKHPIDARQVVMAFCLVAPSSAIKETQPLVTFRSHDSLHTEAAIIDRV; this is encoded by the coding sequence GTGAAAGCGGTCGCATGTGATCGCCAAGGTCTTGGTGGTGGCGTCGCAAGCTGCATTGGCTCGCACCTGGTCGACGCGCTGCAGATGGGCCGCTGGTTCGGTTTCCGACCTGGCTACCGCGACCTCGTCCGGCTTTACGTCACCGACGAGCTTCGGGAGGCCTTCGAGGCCGTCTGTCGGGACGAGGAATTCTTCCGCGAGGAACTACATCAGTATGCGCGACTCATCGACGGGCGCCCTCAGGTCACCCCCGCGAAGATACCCCCGCTGGTAGCTCAGCGACTGCCGTGGCTCAAGCCCACCGCCGCAAACAAGATGTACAACGCCGAGCTGGTCGAACGCCGTTCACCTGGCAAACCGTTCGAACCGAGAGCATACCCTACTGAACGCAGTCAACGCGCGTATAACGTCGAACGATTCCTGCCGCTCGTAGACGCGGCAACAATTCGGACTCAGCTACCCGGTCGCAGCGAGCACCCCGACGCCGTGCTCGTCGGCCAAGTGCCGCATCGCACGCTCACCGCCGCCCTAAGCGGGCTTAAGTGGAGCGATCCAGCCAATGTTGCACCGGATCTCCGATGGGTCATGTCCCTCACCGACCACGACGTAGATGGGTGGGTGGTCCTCCTTCCACAACAGCGCACAATGGACCATGACCGAATGCTGAATGGACGTGGACCTATTGCCATCGCAACACGCAGCGAAGTCAGGCCCGGGTATTTAAACACCGTTGCCGACTCCATACACCGCCAGTGGGCCATCGACATCGCCCACGGAAGGCACAACGAGCTGCCACGATTGCGTATCCGGCCGAAGACCGGGGCGATTGTCCTCTATCCGACAACCATAGCCAATCAGGTGTCTGGCCAAACCAAGCATCCCATTGACGCACGACAGGTGGTCATGGCGTTCTGTCTCGTCGCCCCCTCGTCGGCAATCAAGGAGACGCAACCGCTCGTTACCTTCCGCAGCCACGACAGCCTCCATACCGAGGCGGCGATCATCGACCGCGTGTAG
- the amcA gene encoding multiple cyclophane-containing RiPP AmcA codes for MTLYVSQNATTGTVSRPRPAAPAHTESSAIGRAGAVWADPPLLTHAWRRVFARTTGESGRM; via the coding sequence ATGACCCTCTACGTCTCCCAAAACGCCACCACCGGCACGGTCTCCAGGCCGCGCCCGGCGGCGCCCGCGCACACAGAATCATCGGCGATCGGCCGAGCCGGTGCCGTCTGGGCTGATCCCCCTTTGCTCACCCATGCCTGGCGTCGCGTGTTCGCGCGAACGACCGGTGAAAGCGGTCGCATGTGA
- a CDS encoding XRE family transcriptional regulator, with translation MSRAGEADSGLNANTVRRWETGERWPDPRYRKHLVTILGMPAADLGLLTPDEMAVRPQAETLHEFRRLWDMLTGDENGTGWDRASVLRALFGASMLPMVAPLLSLDPQAPHAHGKTIDPDSYTQIVRCQRELYWTSPSRPLYEAAYAHTQLGIGLLRAAGDNSRSSLATALAESALLTARLAFFDLSQPAIAERCYDVALAATREAGDHSLAAAVLGHMAFIPAFSNDPSGARPLIDAALQHTWHGVSPMVRSWLHCVASEVEARAGAGLASRHHIDLAANAIDTSSTPPGWLDFYNAGRLHSFAGYSALAAGDDAGAADQLTRALAGLSGHGAKQRSVVLADLATAHRADGDHAADYLNRAVDVLHTDWYGTGLDRVRAVRPVLGDGRQGAQLDERIAALTTARAALPGS, from the coding sequence ATGAGCCGTGCCGGAGAGGCCGACAGCGGCCTCAACGCCAACACGGTGCGGCGATGGGAGACCGGCGAGCGGTGGCCAGACCCGCGCTACCGAAAGCACCTGGTCACCATCCTCGGGATGCCGGCCGCCGACCTGGGTCTGCTCACCCCGGACGAGATGGCCGTGCGTCCGCAAGCCGAAACACTGCACGAGTTCAGGAGGTTGTGGGACATGCTCACCGGAGACGAAAACGGCACGGGCTGGGACCGGGCATCCGTACTGCGAGCGCTGTTCGGCGCCAGCATGCTGCCCATGGTCGCACCACTGTTGTCACTCGACCCGCAAGCCCCCCACGCGCACGGCAAGACCATCGACCCAGACTCGTACACCCAGATCGTGCGGTGCCAGCGCGAGCTGTACTGGACCAGCCCTTCGCGGCCGCTTTACGAGGCGGCGTACGCCCACACCCAGCTCGGGATCGGCCTCCTGCGTGCGGCCGGCGACAACAGTCGATCCAGCCTCGCTACCGCGCTCGCCGAATCCGCGCTGCTCACCGCCCGGCTCGCCTTCTTCGACCTGAGCCAACCCGCCATTGCCGAACGCTGCTACGACGTCGCCCTGGCAGCGACACGCGAGGCGGGCGACCACTCCCTGGCGGCTGCCGTCCTCGGCCACATGGCCTTCATCCCCGCCTTCAGCAACGACCCATCCGGCGCCCGACCCCTGATCGACGCAGCCCTCCAGCACACCTGGCACGGTGTCAGCCCCATGGTCCGCTCCTGGCTGCACTGCGTCGCCTCAGAGGTCGAAGCGCGTGCCGGGGCGGGGCTGGCCAGTCGCCACCACATCGACCTCGCCGCCAACGCGATCGACACCAGCAGCACGCCACCCGGATGGCTCGACTTCTACAACGCCGGGCGCCTCCACTCCTTCGCCGGCTACTCGGCGCTCGCGGCAGGTGACGACGCCGGGGCTGCGGACCAGCTCACGAGGGCCCTCGCTGGTCTGAGCGGCCACGGTGCAAAGCAACGCAGCGTCGTTCTGGCCGATCTCGCCACCGCGCACCGCGCTGATGGTGACCACGCCGCCGACTACCTCAACCGGGCCGTCGACGTGCTGCACACCGACTGGTACGGAACCGGCCTGGACCGAGTCAGAGCCGTACGCCCCGTACTTGGCGACGGTCGACAGGGCGCTCAGCTCGACGAACGAATCGCCGCCCTCACGACCGCCCGGGCAGCCCTGCCTGGAAGTTAG
- a CDS encoding HAD family hydrolase, whose amino-acid sequence MIASVFFDVGETIVDESREYGTWADWLGVPRHTFSAVFGAVIARGLDYRETFQVFQPGFDLAKERERRTAAGQPEHFSEDDLYLDTRPCLATLREMGVQVGLAGNQTARAETILRALDLPVDVIGTSDGWGVEKPSAAFFDRVVAEAGCRADQVLYVGDRLDNDIRPAQEAGIATALIRRGPWGYILDDRAISERCLFRLDSLADLPELVRKHNESVA is encoded by the coding sequence ATGATCGCTAGTGTCTTCTTCGATGTGGGTGAAACGATCGTTGACGAGTCTCGGGAATACGGGACGTGGGCGGACTGGTTGGGCGTACCTCGACACACGTTCTCTGCCGTCTTCGGTGCGGTGATCGCGCGGGGCTTGGACTACCGGGAGACGTTCCAGGTGTTCCAGCCCGGGTTCGACCTGGCCAAGGAGCGGGAACGTCGTACCGCAGCCGGGCAGCCAGAGCACTTCTCCGAAGATGACCTGTACCTCGACACGCGGCCGTGCCTGGCCACGCTGCGGGAAATGGGGGTACAAGTCGGCCTGGCAGGTAACCAGACGGCACGGGCGGAAACGATCCTACGTGCCCTGGACCTGCCGGTTGACGTGATCGGCACGTCGGACGGTTGGGGTGTGGAGAAGCCGTCGGCGGCATTCTTCGATCGGGTCGTAGCTGAAGCGGGCTGCCGGGCCGATCAGGTGCTCTATGTCGGTGACCGCCTGGACAACGACATCCGGCCGGCGCAGGAGGCCGGGATCGCGACCGCCCTGATTCGCCGCGGGCCTTGGGGATACATCCTTGACGACAGGGCGATCAGCGAGCGCTGTCTGTTCCGACTCGACTCGCTGGCCGACCTTCCCGAGCTGGTACGCAAGCACAACGAATCGGTCGCCTAA